GGCCAGGGCCTTGCCCACGGTGTGGCCGTAACCCGGCAGCACGTTCAGAACGCCGGCAGGAATACCAGCCTCAATGGCTAGTTGGGCGATACGGATGGCAGTCAACGGCGACTTTTCGGACGGCTTGAGCACCACGGAGTTGCCAGTGGCCAGCGCAGGGCCAAGTTTCCAGCAGGCCATCAGCAGGGGGAAGTTCCACGGTACGATGGCACCCACTACGCCAACAGGCTCGCGGGTGACCAGGCCGAGTTGATCGTGCGGGGTCGGCGCGACTTCGTCGTAGACCTTGTCGATGGCTTCTGCGGTCCAGTGGATGGCATTGGCCGCGCCCGGGATGTCGATGCTGGAGGAGTCGCCGATCGGCTTGCCCATGTCCAGTGTTTCCAGCAGGGCCAGTTCTTCGACGTTCTTGCGCAGCAAATCGGCAAAGCGGATCAGCTTGGCTTTGCGCTTGGCCGGTGCCAGTTGCGACCACACGCCAGAATCGAAGGTGGCGCGGGCGTTTTCAACGGCACGGTTGGCGTCGGCAAGGTCGCAGCTGGCAACCTTGGCCAGGAAGCGTCCGTCGACCGGGCTCAGGCAGTCGAAAGTCTCACCGGATGCGGCGTCGGTGTATTCGCCATTGATGAAGGCACGCCCTTCGATTTTCAGTTGCTGGGCGCGTTGTTCCCAATCTGCACGAGTCAGGGTGGTCATACGAAACTCCTCCTCTTGTTTAGGTGCAACGCCGCACTGAGGACTCACAGGCGTTGTCAGAATGCTGGCCCGGCGGCAAGCGCACACAGGCATGCGATACCCTAAACCAGCCAATGCAAACTATCAATATATTTGACACGAAAGGCTGAAAAGCCTACTGATGTTCATTTTATTAAACAACAACAGGAGCCGTACCATGAGTATCGCCAGCATCATTGATTTCGCCCAGGTACTGACCGAGGCAGAACGATACCGCCCGGCGGCGGAAAAAATCATCAAGGGTGAGCCTGACCAGGCAGTCTACAACCACTATTCCAGCCCCTGCGGGCAGTTTGCTGCAGGCGTGTGGGAAGGTGAGGTCGGGCAGTGGACAGTAAGTTACACCGAGCACGAGTACTGCGAGATCGTCCAGGGTGTTTCGGTGCTGCGCGACCAGGATGGCGGAGCCAAAACCCTGCGTGCCGGTGATCGTTTTGTGATTCCCGCGGGTTTCAAGGGCACTTGGGAGGTGCTGGAGCCGTGCCGCAAGATTTACGTAATGTTTGAGAACAAGTAATTATCTAAAGCATCCGCGATGTCCCGTTGCATGACGATGAGCCTGCCCGACCCGGGCTTCTCATCAGGAGACGCATCATGGACCAAGATGTTTTTATCAAGAAGATTGCACATTTGATCGGTACGCCCTACGAGGACGCCATCAAAGCGAAGATCTCGCAAGCAACCGGGATTGCAGTCGTAGCGGGCCCTAAAGACATCATCACCAGGGACATCCGTAATGATCGGGCAATCGTGTCGGTTGATGGGAAGGGCGTGATCACTGCCATAAGGATCGGCTGATTCTTCAGCACCGAACGGCACGCAAAAAACCCGCCTACGCAAGGAAGCGGGTTTTTTAAGGTCGTCGATCAATGACCTGAGCTTCTTTGTACAGAACAGAGCGCAGCCTCATACCAGACGATGAGGCTGCCAAAATCCTGCAGGCCGGAAATCGTTTTTTTGATTCCCGCAGGTTTCAAGAGCGTCCGGAAGGCGCTGGAGCCGAGCAACAAAATCTACGTAATGCCTGAACAGAAGTAATTATGTAGCGCTGTCATCTATCGATGCCTTTGGAGTATGAACCTGCCCAACCGGGCGTGAACATCAACCAAGGAGTGCATCATGACGATGAGCTTGATCGAAGAAATGAAGAAAAAGGTAATGGCTCAGGCTGCTGAAAAGGCCAAAGCACAAGAGTTGCTGCTGAAAAAGGTGCAGGAAATGACCGGCATCCAGATCGGCCTGCCCTTTCAGGAAGGCATCAAAGCGGAAATCCTCAAAGCCACTGGTTTGCCCGCAATCAAAGTGTGCGACATCAAACCGGGCGAAGAGCGAGATGACCGCATTGCCATCGAAACCGACGCGAAAGGCTTGATTACCCGCCTGATGATGCGTTGAGAACAGCCGCATTTTTGACATGCGGGCAAAAAAAAACCGCTTCCGTGAGGAAGCGGTTTTTTTGGTCGCCGATCAATTACTTGATCTTGGCTTCCTTGTACACCACGTGCTTGCGAACAACCGGATCATATTTCTTGATCTCGATTTTGTCCGGAGTGGTGCGCTTGTTCTTGTCGGTGGTGTAGAAGTGGCCGGTACCGGCACTCGAAACCAGACGGATCAATTCACGCATGATGTTCTCCTTAGACCTTGGCGCCAGCGCGACGGATGTCAACCAGAACGGCGTCGATGCCGCGCTTGTCGATGATACGCATGCCCTTGGCGGAAACGCGCAGACGCACGAAACGGTTCTCGGACTCAACCCAGAAACGGTGGTGCTGCAGGTTCGGCAGGAAACGACGACGGGTTTTGTTGTTTGCGTGGGAAATGTTGTTCCCGGTTACTGGACCCTTACCAGTAACTTGACAGACTCTCGACATGACTCAGCCCTCTAAAACCACATGCCCAACCCGGCATGGGTTGGCCGCTTAATCTCTCAGTCTTTGGCGCCAGGCGCCGTGATTCTGGAGGTCTTATCGACCGGATCCGCTGATGCGACAGGCCGAGCCCCTAGAAAAGAGCGCTGCTTTATACCAGAAAGACTACGCCACAACAACAGAAGATGAGCATCTGCTTGCTGCAAATCGTGCGCGAGCAGCATAGCGACTCGCCCGCCGCGCTGTCGACCGCTCGTCGCCAAACACCAGAAAAAGAGGGTGGTCATTTCTTGTTACGCGCACTAGGGTAGGACATTTCCAGACTGCAATGGCAGATGGGCCACTGATCAGCCAAGGAGCCACCATGCGTGCTGCCGCCCTTTCCTTATTGTTCACTTCCCTGCTTGCCGCAGGCATTGCCCAGGCCGCACCGCTGAGTGTCTGCACTGAAGCCAGCCCCGAAGGCTTTGACGTAGTGCAGTACAACTCGCTGACCACCACCAACGCATCAGCTGATGTGCTGATGAACCGCCTGGTCGAATTCGATGCAGCCCAGGGCAAGGTCGTCCCAAGCCTGGCGCAGAGCTGGACGGTATCGCCCGACGGGCTGGTCTACGATTTCAAGCTGCGTGAAGCGGTCAAGTTCCACTCCACACCGTATTTCAAGCCAACGCGCGAACTGAATGCCGAAGACGTGCTGTTCAGTTTCCAGCGCATGCTCTACCCGGCACACCCGTGGCACAAAACAGCGCCAGGTGGATATCCGCACGCCCAGTCGTTACAGCTCGGCAGCCTGATCAAGTCGATCGAGGCACCAGAACCAGGCATTGTGCGTTTTACCCTCACTCACGCAGATGCCACCTTCCTGGCAACCCTGAGCATGGGCTTTGCGTCCATCTATTCCGCCGAATACGCCGACAAGCTGCTCAAGGCCGGCACCCCGGAAAAACTCAACAGCCAACCGATAGGCACCGGCCCGTTCGTGTTCCAGCGCTTCCAGAAAGACGCGGTGGTGCGCTACCGCGCCAACCCGGACTATTTTGCCGGCAAGCCGGCAGTTGACCCGTTGATTTTCGCCATCACCACCGACGCCAACGTGCGCCTGCAGAAGCTCAAGCGCAACGAATGCCAGGTAGCGCTTTCACCCAAGCCACTGGATGTTGCCGAAGCGGGCAAGGACGGCAACCTCAAGGTAGCGACCACGCCAGCCTTCATGACCGCATTTGTGGCCATCAACAGTGAGCACCCGCCGCTGGACAAGCCTGAGGTACGCCAGGCGATCAACCTGGCCTTTGACAAGCAGGCCTACCTCAAGGCCGTGTTTGAAGACACTGCCACCGCCGCCAACGGCCCCTATCCGCCTAACACCTGGAGCTATGCCAAGGACCTGCCCGGTTACCCACTGGACCTGAAAAAGGCCAAGGCATTGCTGACAAAAGCTGGCCTGCCGGATGGGTTCAGCACCACGATCTGGACTCGCCCGTCGGGCAGCCTGCTCAACCCAAACCCCAGCCTTGGTGCACAAATGCTCCAGGCAGACCTGAGCAAAGTCGGCATCAAGGCAGAAATTCGCGTCATCGAGTGGGGCGAGCTGATTCGCCGGGCGAAGGCGGGCGAGCATGATCTGCTGTTCATGGGCTGGGCGGGCGACAACGGCGACCCGGACAACTTCCTCAGCCCGCAGTTTTCCTGTGCAGCGGTCAAATCCGGGACCAACTTTGCGCGGTTCTGCGATAACCGTCTGGACCAGTTGATCAGCGCCGGGCGCACCACCAACGACCAAAGCGTACGCAGCCGGCTGTATCAGCAGGCGCAAACGCTGATTCAGCAGCAGGCATTGTGGGTGCCGCTGGCCCATCCGACGGCCACGGCCTTGCTGCACCAAGGGGTTGAGGGCTATCAGGTGAGCCCATTCGGGCGCCTGGACTTCAGCAAGGTCTCGGTGGGTCGCTAATGCCCGCGCCCGCCCCTCTACAGGGGCGGGCTTGCCTAAGCAACAATCCACCCTTGTTCAACCATGGACAACGGTTCCCCATCACCGACGATGATGTGATCGATCACCCGCACATCGATCAATGCCAGCGCACGCTTGAGCGCCAGTGTCATCTGCACGTCGTCCTGGCTGGGTTCACTGTTCCCGGACGGGTGGTTGTGGCAAAGAATCAATGCTGCCGCATTGTGCAACAGCGAGCGGCGCACCACCTCACGCGGGTAGATACTGGCCCGGTCAATAGTGCCGCGAAACAGTATTTCGAAAGCAAGTGGTCGGTGTTTGGTATCGAGAAACAGGCAGCCGAACACTTCACTGGCCTCATGACGCAGCATTGCCTTGAGGTAACGCCGCACCGCTGACGGGCTTTCCATTGCTGGTGCACGCTCCATGCCTTCATCGAGGTATCGCCGACCAATTTCCAACAATGCCTGCAACTGAGCGTACTTGACCGGCCCCAGGCCCGGCTCGCGCAAAACGGCCGCGCGGTCGGCCTCCAGAAACTGCCTGAGCCCGCCAAATCGCACCAGCAGCCCGCGCGCCAGGTCCAGCACGTTACAGCCCGCAACACCCGAGCCCAGCAGTACGGCAACCAGTTCGGCGTCCGACAACACCCCTGCGCCTCGCAACAGCAATTTTTCCCTTGGCCGCTCTTCAACTGGCCATTCCCTGATGTTCATATGCCTCCTGGCAACCCACTACGGCCTGTTTCAGCCCTGTGTTAATCTATTTCGCTTCGTAAATGCGACGTTCTGCCGCAGGCAGATTACCGTCGCCGCCCGCTTTCACTGGAAAAAGGCAAGCCTATGCAGCGGCTGTATCGCAAGCGCATCGTTCTCGGCGTGGGTGGTGGCATTGCCGCCTACAAAAGTGCCGAACTGATTCGCCGACTCCTGGAGCACGGCGCGCAGGTGCGCGTCGTCATGACCCGTGGTGGTGCCGAGTTCATCACTCCGCTCACCCTGCAGGCGCTGTCCGGCCACCCGGTGCACATGGATTTGCTCGACCCCGCCGCAGAGGCGGCCATGGGCCATATCGAACTGGCCAAATGGGCCGACCTGGTGCTCATCGCCCCGGCAACCGCCGACCTCATGGCACGCATGGCACAGGGCATGGCTGACGACCTGCTGACCACCCTGGTGCTGGCCACCGATGCCACCGTGGCCGTTGCCCCGGCCATGAATCAGGCCATGTGGCGCGACCCAGCCACCCAAGCCAACCTCGCGCTGCTCAAAGACCGCGGCATTCAGGTATTCGGCCCTGCGTCCGGTAGCCAGGCCTGCGGCGACGTTGGGCTGGGCCGCATGCTCGAAGCCACCGACCTGGCCTGGTGCGCCGCCGAAAGCTTCAAACGCCAAGCGCTCACCGGCAAACACGTGCTGATTACCGCCGGCCCGACCCAGGAAAACATCGACCCGGTGCGCTACATCACCAATCATAGCTCCGGCAAGATGGGTTTCGCTCTGGCCGAGGCAGCCGCAGAAGCCGGTGCTCGGGTAACCCTCGTGACCGGCCCGGTGCACCTGCAAACGCCTGACCGGGTCAACCGGATTGACGTGGTGAGCGCGCGCGACATGCTTGCGGCCTGTGAAGCTGCCATGCCATGCGACCTGTTCATCGCCTCCGCTGCGGTCGCGGACTACCGCCCGGAAGTGGTTGCACCACAAAAATTGAAGAAAGACCCTACCACCGGCGACGGCATGCTGCTGCAGATGGTGCGCAATCCCGATATCCTTGCCACCATTGCTGGCCGCGATGACCGCCCGTTCAGCGTCGGCTTCGCTGCCGAAACCGAACACTTGCTCGATTACGCCACGCGCAAGCTCAAGGACAAGAACCTCGACCTGATCGTCGCCAATGATGTGGCCAACCCCAGCATCGGCTTCAACAGCGAAGAAAACGCCCTGACCGTGATCGACCGCCAGCAACACCAGACCCTCTTCGCGCAGACCAGCAAGGGCAAGATCGCCCGGCAACTGGTCGCCTTCATCGCCGAACGGCTCAATCAGGTTCAATAAGTTACATGCACGCTCTACAAGCCAAAATCCTCGACCCACGCCTGGGCAACGAATTCCCGCTGCCCCAGTACGCCACCCCAGGCTCCGCCGGCCTTGACCTGCGCGCCCTGCTCAAAGAAGACACCGTTCTTGAGCCAGGTCAGACCGTGCTCATCCCGACTGGCCTATCGATCTACATCGGCGACCCAGGTTTGGCGGCAATGATTCTGCCGCGCTCGGGCCTGGGCCATAAGCACGGCATCGTGCTCGGCAACCTGGTCGGCCTGATCGACTCGGATTACCAGGGCGAACTGATGGTGTCGTGCTGGAACCGTGGCAACACGCCGTTCACCATCGCCGTTGGCGAGCGCATTGCCCAACTGGTGCTCGTGCCTGTGGTACAAGCGCATTTCGACATCGTGGAAAGCTTCGACGAAAGCCAGCGCGGCACTGGCGGCTTCGGCCACTCCGGTACCAACTGAGCCCTTCAAGCGACCGCTCGGGCCATGGATGGCGAACTCTCCGGCGATTCCATCGTCCAAGCGTTCAGTTTGTGCCTGCCCGGCAAGCCTTTGACTAATGGAGCTTCCAGAGATGAACGACATGGCCCACCTGGTCCCCGCACTGCCTGACAGCATTTTCCGCGCCTATGACATCCGCGGCGTTGTCGGCAAAACCTTGCACGCCGAAACCGCCTACTGGATCGGCCGCGCCATCGGCGCACAAAGCCTGGCTCAGGGTGAACCGCAGGTTTCTGTCGGCCGCGATGGTCGCCTGTCCGGCCCGATGCTGGTCGAGCAATTGATCCAGGGCCTGGCCGATGCGGGCTGCCAGGTCACCGACGTTGGCCTGGTGCCTACCCCGGCGCTGTACTACGCCGCCAACGTGCTGGCCGGCAAGTCCGGCGTAATGCTCACCGGCAGTCACAACCCCTCTGACTACAACGGCTTCAAGATCATCATCGCCGGCGACACCCTGGCCAATGAGCAGATCCAGGCCCTGCTGACCCGCCTGAAAACCAACGACCTGACGCGTGCAGAAGGCAGCGTGCAGAAAGTCGAAATCCTTGACCGCTACTTCCAGCAAATCGTCGGCGACGTGAAGCTGGCCAAGAAGCTCAAGGTGGTCGTGGACTGCGGCAACGGTGCCGCTGGCGTCATCGCGCCGCAACTGATCGAGGCCTTGGGCTGCGAAGTCATCCCGTTGTTCTGCGAGGTGGACGGCAACTTCCCCAACCACCACCCGGACCCGGGCAAGCCTGAAAACCTCGAAGACCTGATCGCCAAGGTCAAGGAAACCGGCGCCGACATCGGCCTGGCCTTCGACGGCGACGGCGATCGCGTGGGCGTAGTGACCAACACAGGCAACATCGTCTACCCGGACCGCTTGCTGATGCTGTTTGCCCAGGACGTGCTGTCGCGCAACCCGGGCGCAGAAATCATCTTCGATGTGAAGTGCACCCGCCGCCTGACCCCGCTGATCGAGCAACACGGTGGCCGCCCGCTAATGTGGAAAACCGGTCATTCGTTGATCAAGAAGAAGATGAAGCAAACCGGTTCGCTGCTGGCCGGCGAAATGAGCGGGCACATCTTCATCAAGGAACGCTGGTATGGTTTTGACGATGGCATCTACAGTGCCGCGCGCCTGCTGGAGATCCTCAGCAAGGCCGGGCAGAGCGCAGAAACCCTGTTTGCCGCCTTCCCGGATGATATTTCCACGCCGGAAATCAACATTGATGTGACCGACGAGGGTAAATTCAGCATCATTGATGCACTGCAACGCGACGCCGACTGGGGCGAAGCCAACCTGACCACCATTGACGGTGTGCGGGTTGACTATGCCAAGGGCTGGGGCCTGGTGCGCGCCTCCAACACCACGCCGGTGCTGGTACTGCGCTTCGAAGCCGAAAGCGACGCCGAGTTGCAACGTATCAAGGATGTATTCCGCGCCCAGTTGCTGAGGGTTGCCCCTGAGCTGCAACTGCCGTTCTGACCGACTATCTGTTCCTTACAGGAGCCCTGCATGACCCTCGATCGCGATGCCGCTTCCCATGTAGCCGAGGTTTTGTCCGAAGCACTGCCTTACATTCGCCGCTTTGTCGGCAAGACCCTGGTCATCAAGTACGGCGGCAACGCGATGGAGAGCGAAGAGCTCAAGACCGGCTTTGCCCGCGACATCGTGCTGATGAAAGCCGTGGGCATCAACCCGGTGGTCGTGCACGGCGGTGGCCCCCAGATCGGCGACCTGCTCAAGCGCCTGTCGATCGAAAGCCACTTCATCGACGGCATGCGCGTGACTGACGCCGCAACCATGGATGTGGTGGAAATGGTGCTGGGCGGCCAGGTCAACAAGGACATCGTCAACCTGATCAACCGCCATGGCGGCAGCGCCATCGGCCTGACCGGCAAGGACGCGGAGCTGATCCGCGCCCGTAAACTGACCGTCTCCCGCCAGACGCCGGAGATGACCCAGCCGGAAATCATTGATATCGGCCACGTCGGCGAAGTGGTCAGCGTCAATACCGACCTCTTGAACATGCTGGTCAAAGGCGACTTCATCCCGGTGATCGCACCGATCGGCGTGGGCGCCAACGGCGAGTCGTACAACATCAACGCCGACCTGGTGGCAGGCAAGGTAGCTGAAGCACTGAAGGCTGAAAAGCTGATGCTGCTGACCAACATTGCCGGCCTGATGGACAAACAAGGCCAGGTCCTGACCGGGCTGACCACCGAACAGGTGAATGAACTGATCGCTGACGGCACCATCTACGGCGGCATGCTGCCAAAGATCAAATGCGCACTGGAAGCGGTACAGGGCGGCGTGAACAGCTCGCACATCATCGACGGCCGCGTGCCGAATGCCGTACTGCTGGAGATCTTCACCGACAGCGGCGTGGGCACCCTGATCACCAACCGTAAGCGTCACTGATAACCTGCCCGCGAAGAGGCCGGAACAGGCAGTACAAAAAAGGCGACCTTCACTAGAAGGTCGCCTTTTTCGTTACCAGGCCAGGATCAGATCCCGTATTGCGCCCGATACGCCTCGACGGCCGGCAGATGCTGCTTCAATTGCGGGTCATCGGCCAGGAATTCCAGTACCTGGGTCAGCGAAACGATGCTGACTACCGGAATACCAAAGTCACGCTCAACTTCCTGGATTGCCGACAGCTCGCCGTTGCCCCGCTCTTCGCGGTTCAATGCGATCAGCACACCAGCGGCTTTGGCCTGCTGAGCGTTGATGATCTGCATCACTTCGCGAATGGCGGTGCCAGCGGTGATCACGTCATCAATGATCAGCACTTCACCGGCCAGCGGTGCGCCGACCAGGCTGCCGCCCTCACCGTGATCCTTGGCTTCCTTGCGGTTGAAGCACCATGGCACATCGAGCTGATGCTGGTCAGCCAAGGCCACAGCGGTGGTGGCCGCCAGGGGAATGCCCTTGTAGGCAGGCCCGAACAGCACGTCGAACGGGATTTTGCTGTCGACGATGGCCGCCGCGTAGCAACGCCCCAGCTGGGCCAGTGCAGAACCCGTGTTAAACAGGCCGGCATTGAAGAAATACGGGCTGGTACGCCCCGATTTAAGAGTGAACTCACCGAAACGCAGGACCCCGCGATCGATGGCAAAACGGATAAAGTCGCGCTGATACGGCTGCATGGAAAGTCCCGGACACCACGGATTTAGCTAAATGGGTTGAGCTCGGGTATCATACACGCACGAGAAATTTGGGGCCATTTATGCGGATCATCAGTGTGAACGTGAATGGCATTCAGG
The genomic region above belongs to Pseudomonas sp. PSKL.D1 and contains:
- a CDS encoding cupin domain-containing protein: MSIASIIDFAQVLTEAERYRPAAEKIIKGEPDQAVYNHYSSPCGQFAAGVWEGEVGQWTVSYTEHEYCEIVQGVSVLRDQDGGAKTLRAGDRFVIPAGFKGTWEVLEPCRKIYVMFENK
- a CDS encoding I78 family peptidase inhibitor, with protein sequence MDQDVFIKKIAHLIGTPYEDAIKAKISQATGIAVVAGPKDIITRDIRNDRAIVSVDGKGVITAIRIG
- the rpmG gene encoding 50S ribosomal protein L33, which encodes MRELIRLVSSAGTGHFYTTDKNKRTTPDKIEIKKYDPVVRKHVVYKEAKIK
- the rpmB gene encoding 50S ribosomal protein L28; its protein translation is MSRVCQVTGKGPVTGNNISHANNKTRRRFLPNLQHHRFWVESENRFVRLRVSAKGMRIIDKRGIDAVLVDIRRAGAKV
- a CDS encoding ABC transporter substrate-binding protein, with the protein product MRAAALSLLFTSLLAAGIAQAAPLSVCTEASPEGFDVVQYNSLTTTNASADVLMNRLVEFDAAQGKVVPSLAQSWTVSPDGLVYDFKLREAVKFHSTPYFKPTRELNAEDVLFSFQRMLYPAHPWHKTAPGGYPHAQSLQLGSLIKSIEAPEPGIVRFTLTHADATFLATLSMGFASIYSAEYADKLLKAGTPEKLNSQPIGTGPFVFQRFQKDAVVRYRANPDYFAGKPAVDPLIFAITTDANVRLQKLKRNECQVALSPKPLDVAEAGKDGNLKVATTPAFMTAFVAINSEHPPLDKPEVRQAINLAFDKQAYLKAVFEDTATAANGPYPPNTWSYAKDLPGYPLDLKKAKALLTKAGLPDGFSTTIWTRPSGSLLNPNPSLGAQMLQADLSKVGIKAEIRVIEWGELIRRAKAGEHDLLFMGWAGDNGDPDNFLSPQFSCAAVKSGTNFARFCDNRLDQLISAGRTTNDQSVRSRLYQQAQTLIQQQALWVPLAHPTATALLHQGVEGYQVSPFGRLDFSKVSVGR
- the radC gene encoding RadC family protein, with protein sequence MNIREWPVEERPREKLLLRGAGVLSDAELVAVLLGSGVAGCNVLDLARGLLVRFGGLRQFLEADRAAVLREPGLGPVKYAQLQALLEIGRRYLDEGMERAPAMESPSAVRRYLKAMLRHEASEVFGCLFLDTKHRPLAFEILFRGTIDRASIYPREVVRRSLLHNAAALILCHNHPSGNSEPSQDDVQMTLALKRALALIDVRVIDHIIVGDGEPLSMVEQGWIVA
- the coaBC gene encoding bifunctional phosphopantothenoylcysteine decarboxylase/phosphopantothenate--cysteine ligase CoaBC, translating into MQRLYRKRIVLGVGGGIAAYKSAELIRRLLEHGAQVRVVMTRGGAEFITPLTLQALSGHPVHMDLLDPAAEAAMGHIELAKWADLVLIAPATADLMARMAQGMADDLLTTLVLATDATVAVAPAMNQAMWRDPATQANLALLKDRGIQVFGPASGSQACGDVGLGRMLEATDLAWCAAESFKRQALTGKHVLITAGPTQENIDPVRYITNHSSGKMGFALAEAAAEAGARVTLVTGPVHLQTPDRVNRIDVVSARDMLAACEAAMPCDLFIASAAVADYRPEVVAPQKLKKDPTTGDGMLLQMVRNPDILATIAGRDDRPFSVGFAAETEHLLDYATRKLKDKNLDLIVANDVANPSIGFNSEENALTVIDRQQHQTLFAQTSKGKIARQLVAFIAERLNQVQ
- the dut gene encoding dUTP diphosphatase, producing MHALQAKILDPRLGNEFPLPQYATPGSAGLDLRALLKEDTVLEPGQTVLIPTGLSIYIGDPGLAAMILPRSGLGHKHGIVLGNLVGLIDSDYQGELMVSCWNRGNTPFTIAVGERIAQLVLVPVVQAHFDIVESFDESQRGTGGFGHSGTN
- the argB gene encoding acetylglutamate kinase, encoding MTLDRDAASHVAEVLSEALPYIRRFVGKTLVIKYGGNAMESEELKTGFARDIVLMKAVGINPVVVHGGGPQIGDLLKRLSIESHFIDGMRVTDAATMDVVEMVLGGQVNKDIVNLINRHGGSAIGLTGKDAELIRARKLTVSRQTPEMTQPEIIDIGHVGEVVSVNTDLLNMLVKGDFIPVIAPIGVGANGESYNINADLVAGKVAEALKAEKLMLLTNIAGLMDKQGQVLTGLTTEQVNELIADGTIYGGMLPKIKCALEAVQGGVNSSHIIDGRVPNAVLLEIFTDSGVGTLITNRKRH
- the pyrE gene encoding orotate phosphoribosyltransferase, giving the protein MQPYQRDFIRFAIDRGVLRFGEFTLKSGRTSPYFFNAGLFNTGSALAQLGRCYAAAIVDSKIPFDVLFGPAYKGIPLAATTAVALADQHQLDVPWCFNRKEAKDHGEGGSLVGAPLAGEVLIIDDVITAGTAIREVMQIINAQQAKAAGVLIALNREERGNGELSAIQEVERDFGIPVVSIVSLTQVLEFLADDPQLKQHLPAVEAYRAQYGI